Genomic DNA from uncultured Erythrobacter sp.:
CGGTCATGGTCGACGAGTTTGGCCATCCAAAGGCGATGGAAGCCAACATGGCGCTCGAATATGAGCGCAATGCCGAACGTTACGACTTCCTCAAATGGGGTTCGAAGAGCTTCGAGAACTTCTCCGCTGTGCCTCCCGGCACCGGCATCTGCCACCAGGTAAACCTTGAGCACATTGCGCAGGGCATCTGGTCGAGCAAAGATTCGAACGGCGAAATGGTTGCCTACCCCGATACCTGTGTCGGCACCGACTCGCACACCACCATGATCAACGGTCTGGGCGTTCTGGGCTGGGGCGTGGGCGGGATCGAAGCCGAAGCGGCGATGCTCGGCCAACCGATCTCGATGCTGATCCCCGAAGTCGTCGGTTTCAAACTGACCGGCAAGATGGCCGAAGGCGTCACCGCAACCGACCTCGTGCTGACCTGCGTGCAGATGCTGCGCGAAGTCGGCGTGGTAGGCCGCTTCGTCGAGTTCTACGGACCGGGCGTTGCCACACTTACCCTGGCGGATCGTGCAACCATCGCCAACATGGCACCTGAATACGGCGCGACCTGCGGCTTCTTCGGTATCGATGACAAGACCATCGAATATATGCGCCTCACCGGTCGCAGCGAAGAGAACCTCGCACTGGTCGAAGCCTATGCCAAGGAACAGGGCATGTGGTTCGATCCGGAAGCCGAGCCAGTGTTCTCGAACACGCTCTCGCTCGATGTGTCCTCGGTTGTACCGAGCCTTGCCGGGCCAAAGCGTCCGCAAGACCGCGTGATCCTTCCCGAGGTAGACGAACTGTTCAACGGGGACCTCAAGACGACGTACAAGAAAGACGCCCCGGTTCGCGTCGATGTTGCCAATACCGAGCATGACATTGGCGATGGCGATGTTGTGATCGCGGCGATCACCAGCTGCACCAACACCTCAAATCCAGACGTGTTGATTGCCGCTGGTCTGGTCGCGAAGAAGGCCGTCGAGAAAGGCCTGAAGCCGAAGCCATGGGTGAAGACCTCGCTCGCACCTGGTTCGCAAGTGGTCACCGACTACCTCGTGAAGTCGGGCCTGCAGGACGATCTCGATGCGATCGGTTTCGACCTGGTGGGCTATGGCTGCACCACTTGCATCGGCAATAGCGGTCCGCTCGCTCCGCCGATCAGTCAGGCGATCAACGGCAACGATATCGTCGCTGCCAGCGTCCTGTCGGGCAACCGCAATTTCGAAGGCCGCGTGTCGCAAGATGTGCGTGCCAACTTCCTGGCGTCGCCGCCGCTCGTGGTCGCTTACGCGCTGAAAGGCACCGTGACCGAAGACATCACCACGACGCCGCTTGGCCAGGACCAGGACGGCAACGACGTGATGCTCGCCGATCTTTGGCCGAGCAACGCTGAAATCGCCGAACACCGCGCGGCCAATATCGACCGCTCAATGTTCGAAACCCGCTATGCCAACGTCTATGACGGCGATGAGCACTGGCAGGCGATCACTGTCGAGCCATCGGACACCT
This window encodes:
- the acnA gene encoding aconitate hydratase AcnA, translated to MTAIGKDTLATRSTLSVGGKEYAYYSLAKAAEQLGDVSKLPNSMKVLLENMLRFEDEGFTVGREHAQAIVDWQKNPVTGNEIQYRPARVLLQDFTGVPCVVDLAAMRDAIKELGGDTQKINPQVPVNLVIDHSVMVDEFGHPKAMEANMALEYERNAERYDFLKWGSKSFENFSAVPPGTGICHQVNLEHIAQGIWSSKDSNGEMVAYPDTCVGTDSHTTMINGLGVLGWGVGGIEAEAAMLGQPISMLIPEVVGFKLTGKMAEGVTATDLVLTCVQMLREVGVVGRFVEFYGPGVATLTLADRATIANMAPEYGATCGFFGIDDKTIEYMRLTGRSEENLALVEAYAKEQGMWFDPEAEPVFSNTLSLDVSSVVPSLAGPKRPQDRVILPEVDELFNGDLKTTYKKDAPVRVDVANTEHDIGDGDVVIAAITSCTNTSNPDVLIAAGLVAKKAVEKGLKPKPWVKTSLAPGSQVVTDYLVKSGLQDDLDAIGFDLVGYGCTTCIGNSGPLAPPISQAINGNDIVAASVLSGNRNFEGRVSQDVRANFLASPPLVVAYALKGTVTEDITTTPLGQDQDGNDVMLADLWPSNAEIAEHRAANIDRSMFETRYANVYDGDEHWQAITVEPSDTYQWRAGSTYIANPPYFEGMEMTPAPITDIVDAKPLAILGDSVTTDHISPAGAIKEDSPAGSYLKGNQVPKKDFNSYGSRRGNHDVMMRGTFANIRIKNEMVPGVEGGETTYSGEQMPIYDAAMKHKADGTPLIVVGGKEYGTGSSRDWAAKGTILLGVRAVIVESFERIHRSNLVGMGVLPLQFKGGDTRKTLNLSSDDTFSIKGLDGLTPAQDVEIEVTRTDGSTFNFTALCRIDTANEMEYYRNGGILHYVLRKLAA